A genomic region of Mycobacterium sp. Aquia_213 contains the following coding sequences:
- a CDS encoding DNA polymerase ligase N-terminal domain-containing protein, whose product MPLSEYRRRRRFHRSPEPRGRLGRRRRAGKREPSFVIQHHAARSDHYDLRLEIQGVLVSWLIASGPSTNPRDRRMARRTEDHPLDYADFEGVIPDGEYGAGPVIVWDRGSYANATDREMAECLDRGHLSFRLQGEKLCGGFTLTRIRTGRDETWLLIKRNDEHADPRRKPVTSQPESVVSGRTLDDLAEPS is encoded by the coding sequence ATGCCCTTGAGTGAATACCGGCGCAGGCGCCGGTTCCATCGGAGCCCCGAACCGCGCGGGCGGCTGGGACGTCGGCGCCGCGCCGGTAAGCGCGAGCCGTCCTTCGTGATCCAGCACCACGCGGCCCGCAGCGACCACTACGACTTGCGCCTGGAGATCCAGGGCGTGCTCGTCTCGTGGCTGATCGCCAGCGGCCCGTCGACCAACCCGAGGGACCGGCGGATGGCGCGCCGTACCGAGGACCACCCGCTGGACTACGCGGATTTCGAGGGCGTAATCCCCGACGGCGAGTACGGCGCCGGCCCGGTGATCGTCTGGGACCGCGGCAGCTACGCCAACGCGACCGATCGCGAGATGGCCGAATGCCTGGATCGCGGCCATCTTTCGTTCCGTCTCCAAGGCGAGAAGCTGTGCGGCGGGTTCACCCTCACCAGGATTCGTACGGGCCGGGACGAGACCTGGCTGCTGATCAAACGCAATGACGAACACGCCGACCCGCGGCGCAAACCCGTTACGAGCCAACCTGAATCGGTGGTGTCCGGCCGCACGCTGGACGATCTGGCCGAACCGTCCTAA
- a CDS encoding FHA domain-containing protein, with the protein MSRPAPPVLTIRHDGSQRTFAAGHEVIVGRDQHADLRIADPRISRAHLILRFDQGRWLAIDNGSLNGTYVNGYRMPVVDIHDGQSIHVGNPQGPRLTFAIGPQQGQITGPPQTRSTPNSGPPTIAWSAMPDPPTTTSQPLPPPPRVPPRRQPPQMPGPPRHPGTQPRKAPPRMPPPPRATPPEELTVVNTGALAPPDNGAPSRPDGTPPAESTVIDAKTADVSNLATRFVKLLSPRASSAAGTAGAMTIGRAPENDIVVSDVLASRQHATLIPTPLGLEIRDNSINGTFVNGTRVGSAILSEDDVVTIGNVDLVVRDGTLVKLSEAATRAGGLEVRDVKYVVDNGKQLLDNISLTARPGTLTAVIGGSGAGKSTLARLIAGYTTPSSGSVTFEGHNIHADYASLRSRIGMVPQDDVVHRQLTVNQALGYAAELRLPPDTSKADRAKVVAQVLEELDLTKHAETRVDKLSGGQRKRASVALELLTGPSLLILDEPTSGLDPALDLQVMTMLRQLSDAGRVVLVVTHSLSYLELCDQVLLMAPGGKTAYCGQPDQIGTAMGTTNWAKIFTRVGADPDEANRRFLERSEAQRRPQKLLAAKDDEPGELGKPVHTSVRRQISTIARRQIRLVVADRAYFIFLALLPFILGSLSLTVPGSNGFHLPAPNAGTPDESAQILALLMPAAAFMGTALTIRDLVGERAIFQREQAVGLSTTAYLLAKTAVFCGFAIVQSAIITAIVVIGKSAPTRGGLLLGHGTVAATVELFATVAATCVASALLGLAISSLVRSSEQIMPLFVVAVMAQLVLCGGMVPVTGRLGLDQLSFVMPARWGYAAAASTVDLRHLVPDSLLSQDRFWQHTLKTWLFDMGMLGGLSLLYLGFVRWKIRLRR; encoded by the coding sequence GTGAGTCGACCCGCCCCTCCTGTCCTGACAATTCGGCACGACGGGTCTCAAAGAACCTTCGCCGCAGGTCATGAAGTGATCGTCGGCCGCGATCAGCATGCCGATCTGCGCATCGCCGACCCGCGGATATCCCGTGCGCACCTGATCCTGCGCTTCGACCAAGGCCGCTGGCTGGCCATCGACAACGGCTCGCTGAACGGCACGTACGTCAACGGTTATCGGATGCCGGTCGTCGATATCCACGACGGCCAAAGCATTCACGTGGGGAATCCCCAGGGGCCGCGGCTGACCTTCGCCATCGGACCGCAGCAGGGTCAGATCACCGGGCCACCCCAAACCCGGTCGACGCCCAATTCCGGGCCACCCACGATCGCCTGGTCCGCGATGCCGGACCCGCCGACGACTACGTCGCAGCCGCTCCCCCCTCCGCCACGCGTGCCACCCAGACGGCAGCCGCCTCAAATGCCCGGCCCGCCAAGACATCCCGGTACGCAGCCACGTAAGGCGCCACCACGGATGCCACCACCGCCGCGCGCGACACCACCCGAGGAACTGACCGTCGTCAACACCGGGGCGCTGGCGCCGCCCGACAACGGTGCGCCGTCCCGGCCGGACGGGACACCACCCGCCGAGAGCACCGTGATCGACGCCAAGACCGCCGACGTGTCGAACCTCGCCACCCGTTTTGTGAAGTTGCTCTCACCGCGCGCCTCGTCGGCGGCGGGCACGGCCGGCGCGATGACGATCGGGCGCGCCCCGGAGAACGACATCGTCGTCTCCGACGTGCTGGCCTCGCGGCAACACGCGACGTTGATTCCCACACCGCTGGGTTTGGAGATCCGGGACAACAGCATCAACGGAACGTTCGTCAACGGCACCCGGGTCGGGTCGGCGATCCTGAGCGAGGACGACGTGGTCACCATCGGCAACGTCGACCTGGTCGTGCGCGACGGCACCCTGGTCAAACTCAGCGAGGCCGCCACCCGCGCCGGTGGCCTCGAGGTGCGCGACGTCAAGTACGTCGTCGACAACGGAAAACAGTTGCTGGACAACATCTCCCTGACCGCGCGGCCGGGGACATTGACCGCCGTGATCGGCGGATCGGGCGCCGGCAAGAGCACCCTGGCCCGGCTGATCGCCGGTTACACCACTCCCAGCTCCGGCTCAGTCACCTTCGAGGGCCACAACATTCACGCCGACTATGCGTCGCTGCGCAGCCGGATCGGCATGGTCCCACAGGACGACGTCGTGCACCGCCAGCTGACCGTGAACCAGGCGCTGGGTTATGCGGCCGAACTGCGGCTGCCCCCCGACACCAGCAAGGCCGACCGGGCCAAGGTCGTCGCGCAGGTGCTCGAGGAACTCGACCTGACCAAGCATGCCGAGACCCGGGTCGACAAGCTCTCCGGCGGCCAGCGCAAACGCGCCTCGGTGGCCCTCGAACTGCTCACCGGGCCGTCGCTGCTGATCCTCGACGAGCCGACGTCCGGCCTGGATCCGGCGCTGGACCTGCAGGTGATGACGATGCTGCGGCAACTCTCCGACGCCGGCCGCGTCGTGCTCGTCGTCACGCACTCGCTGTCCTACCTCGAACTCTGCGACCAGGTGCTGCTGATGGCGCCCGGCGGCAAGACCGCGTACTGCGGCCAGCCGGACCAGATCGGTACGGCGATGGGCACCACCAACTGGGCCAAGATCTTCACCAGGGTGGGTGCCGACCCCGACGAAGCCAACCGCCGCTTCCTGGAACGCAGCGAGGCGCAGCGCCGTCCTCAGAAACTGTTGGCGGCCAAGGACGATGAGCCCGGCGAGCTGGGTAAGCCGGTGCATACCAGCGTGCGGCGCCAGATCTCGACGATCGCCCGCCGGCAGATCCGCCTGGTCGTGGCCGACCGCGCCTACTTCATCTTCCTGGCGCTGTTGCCGTTCATCCTGGGGTCGCTGTCGCTGACGGTTCCGGGCTCGAACGGATTCCATCTGCCCGCCCCGAACGCGGGGACACCGGACGAATCCGCCCAGATACTTGCGCTGTTGATGCCCGCCGCGGCGTTCATGGGCACCGCGCTGACGATCCGTGACCTGGTTGGCGAACGCGCCATCTTCCAGCGCGAGCAAGCGGTCGGGCTGTCCACGACCGCCTACCTGCTGGCCAAAACGGCGGTCTTCTGCGGGTTCGCGATCGTGCAGTCGGCGATCATCACCGCGATCGTGGTGATCGGCAAGAGCGCACCGACGCGAGGCGGCCTGCTGCTGGGCCATGGCACGGTCGCGGCCACCGTAGAGCTGTTCGCGACCGTCGCGGCGACTTGTGTCGCGTCGGCCCTTCTCGGCCTGGCCATTTCGTCGCTGGTCCGCTCCAGCGAGCAGATCATGCCGCTGTTCGTGGTGGCGGTCATGGCACAGCTGGTGTTGTGCGGCGGCATGGTCCCGGTGACCGGCCGGCTCGGGCTCGATCAGCTGTCGTTCGTGATGCCGGCGCGCTGGGGTTACGCCGCAGCGGCGTCGACGGTCGACCTGCGCCACCTGGTACCGGATTCGCTGCTCTCCCAGGACCGGTTCTGGCAGCACACCCTGAAGACCTGGCTGTTCGACATGGGCATGCTGGGCGGCCTGTCGTTGCTCTATCTCGGCTTCGTCCGGTGGAAGATCCGGCTACGCCGCTGA
- a CDS encoding DUF402 domain-containing protein, which translates to MRAVDEYAVHPWGLYVARPTPGRAQFHYLESWLLPSLGLRATVFHYNPGHERDHDYYLDVGEYTPGSEVWRSEDHYLDIEVRTGSGAQLADVDELLDAVHQGLLTSEVADRAVRRAVHAVEGLARNGYDLHRWLAGNGIELTWRRR; encoded by the coding sequence GTGCGGGCGGTCGATGAGTACGCGGTGCACCCGTGGGGGCTCTACGTCGCCCGGCCGACTCCGGGCCGGGCCCAGTTCCACTACCTGGAATCGTGGCTGTTGCCGTCGCTTGGGCTGCGCGCCACCGTGTTCCACTACAACCCGGGCCATGAACGTGACCACGACTACTACCTCGATGTGGGCGAATACACGCCCGGCTCGGAGGTCTGGCGCTCAGAGGACCACTACCTCGATATCGAGGTGCGCACCGGCTCGGGCGCACAGCTAGCAGATGTGGACGAGCTGCTGGATGCGGTCCACCAGGGCCTGCTGACGTCCGAGGTTGCCGACCGGGCGGTGCGGCGTGCCGTGCACGCCGTGGAAGGTCTGGCCCGAAACGGCTATGACCTGCACCGCTGGCTGGCCGGCAACGGCATCGAGCTCACCTGGCGTCGGCGGTAG
- the rpsA gene encoding 30S ribosomal protein S1 has product MPSPAVTSPQVAVNDIGSSEDFLAAIDKTIKYFNDGDIVEGTIVKVDRDEVLLDIGYKTEGVIPARELSIKHDVDPNEVVTVGDEVEALVLTKEDKEGRLILSKKRAQYERAWGTIEALKEKDEAVKGTVIEVVKGGLILDIGLRGFLPASLVEMRRVRDLQPYIGKEIEAKIIELDKNRNNVVLSRRAWLEQTQSEVRSEFLNQLQKGTIRKGVVSSIVNFGAFVDLGGVDGLVHVSELSWKHIDHPSEVVQVGDEVTVEVLDVDMDRERVSLSLKATQEDPWRHFARTHAIGQIVPGKVTKLVPFGAFVRVEEGIEGLVHISELAERHVEVPDQVVAVGDDAMVKVIDIDLERRRISLSLKQANEDYTDEFDPAKYGMADSYDEQGNYIFPEGFDAETNEWMEGFDTQRNEWEARYAEAERRHKMHTAQMEKFAAAEAEAHTSGDHAPGNGASSPKEAGGSLASDAQLAALREKLAGNA; this is encoded by the coding sequence ATGCCGAGTCCCGCCGTCACCTCGCCGCAAGTAGCCGTCAACGACATTGGCTCGAGCGAGGACTTTCTCGCCGCAATAGACAAAACGATCAAGTACTTCAACGATGGCGACATCGTCGAAGGCACGATCGTCAAAGTGGACCGGGACGAGGTGCTCCTCGATATCGGCTACAAGACCGAAGGGGTCATCCCCGCCCGCGAACTCTCCATCAAGCACGATGTCGACCCCAACGAGGTCGTTACCGTCGGTGATGAGGTCGAGGCCCTTGTTCTCACCAAAGAGGACAAAGAAGGCCGTCTGATCCTGTCCAAGAAGCGCGCACAGTACGAGCGCGCCTGGGGCACCATCGAAGCGCTCAAGGAGAAGGACGAGGCCGTCAAGGGCACCGTCATCGAGGTCGTCAAGGGTGGCCTGATCCTCGACATCGGCTTGCGTGGCTTCCTGCCCGCTTCGCTGGTCGAGATGCGTCGGGTGCGCGATCTGCAGCCGTACATCGGCAAGGAGATCGAAGCCAAGATCATCGAGCTGGACAAGAACCGCAACAACGTGGTGCTGAGCCGCCGCGCCTGGCTGGAGCAGACCCAGTCCGAGGTGCGCAGCGAGTTCCTCAACCAGTTGCAGAAGGGCACCATCCGCAAGGGTGTGGTCTCGTCGATCGTCAACTTCGGCGCGTTCGTCGATCTCGGCGGTGTCGACGGTCTGGTGCACGTTTCCGAGTTGTCTTGGAAGCACATCGATCACCCGTCCGAGGTCGTCCAGGTTGGCGACGAGGTCACCGTCGAGGTGCTCGACGTCGACATGGATCGCGAGCGGGTTTCGTTGTCGCTCAAGGCGACTCAGGAAGACCCGTGGCGCCACTTCGCCCGGACCCACGCCATCGGCCAGATCGTGCCCGGAAAGGTCACCAAGCTGGTGCCGTTCGGCGCGTTCGTTCGTGTCGAGGAGGGCATCGAAGGTCTGGTGCACATCTCCGAGCTGGCCGAGCGTCACGTCGAGGTGCCCGACCAGGTGGTCGCCGTCGGCGACGACGCGATGGTCAAGGTCATCGACATCGACCTGGAGCGGCGCCGAATCTCGTTGTCGCTCAAGCAGGCCAACGAGGACTACACCGACGAGTTCGACCCCGCGAAGTACGGCATGGCCGACAGCTACGACGAGCAGGGCAACTACATCTTCCCCGAGGGTTTCGACGCCGAAACCAACGAGTGGATGGAAGGTTTCGACACTCAGCGCAACGAGTGGGAGGCCCGGTACGCCGAGGCCGAGCGCCGGCACAAGATGCACACCGCGCAGATGGAGAAGTTCGCCGCTGCCGAAGCCGAGGCGCACACCAGCGGCGACCACGCGCCGGGCAACGGCGCGTCCTCGCCGAAGGAGGCGGGCGGCTCGCTGGCCAGCGATGCACAACTCGCCGCGCTGCGCGAAAAGCTCGCGGGTAACGCCTAA
- the coaE gene encoding dephospho-CoA kinase gives MLRIGLTGGIGAGKSALSATFAECGGIIVDGDVISREVVQPGTEGLASLVEAFGADILQSDGSLDRPALAAKAFADDEARQKLNSIVHPLVGQRRAEILASVPADSVVVEDIPLLVESGMAPLFPLVIIVYADVELRVRRLIELRGMPEDDARARIAAQADDEQRRAVADIWLDNSGSQEDLVKRAHEVWNDRIVPFAHNLAERRFVRAPARVVPADPTWPDQARRIVNRLATSCGHQALRVDHIGSTAVPEFDAKDVIDIQITVESLAVADELAEVLLSAGYPRIEHIQQDEAKADARSTVGDYDHKDDPALWQKRIHASADPGRPTNVHIRVAGWPNQQFALLFVDWLAANPGERVNYLAVKHEAEKPADGDTAIYVEAKEPWFAEAYRRAWEWADFTGWRP, from the coding sequence ATGCTGCGCATCGGGTTGACCGGTGGCATCGGCGCCGGGAAATCGGCGCTGTCCGCCACGTTCGCGGAATGCGGTGGGATCATCGTCGACGGCGACGTCATCTCCCGGGAGGTCGTCCAGCCAGGCACCGAAGGGTTGGCGTCGCTCGTCGAGGCGTTCGGTGCGGACATCCTGCAGTCGGATGGATCGCTGGATCGTCCGGCCTTGGCGGCCAAGGCTTTTGCCGACGACGAGGCGCGCCAGAAGCTGAACTCGATCGTTCACCCACTGGTGGGGCAGCGGCGCGCGGAGATCCTCGCGTCGGTGCCCGCCGATTCGGTTGTGGTCGAAGACATTCCGCTACTGGTGGAATCCGGCATGGCGCCGCTGTTCCCGTTGGTGATCATCGTGTACGCCGATGTGGAACTGCGGGTGCGGCGGCTGATCGAGCTGCGCGGCATGCCCGAGGACGACGCCCGCGCCAGGATCGCGGCCCAGGCCGACGACGAGCAGCGTCGTGCCGTCGCCGATATCTGGCTGGATAACTCGGGCAGCCAAGAGGATTTGGTCAAACGGGCCCACGAGGTGTGGAACGACCGGATCGTGCCGTTCGCGCACAACCTGGCCGAACGACGGTTCGTGCGTGCCCCGGCACGAGTGGTGCCGGCCGATCCGACCTGGCCGGATCAGGCGCGGCGCATCGTTAACCGGCTGGCGACGTCGTGCGGCCACCAGGCGTTGCGCGTCGACCACATCGGATCGACCGCGGTACCCGAGTTCGACGCCAAGGACGTCATCGACATCCAGATCACCGTCGAATCACTGGCGGTGGCAGACGAACTCGCCGAGGTGTTGCTGTCGGCCGGCTACCCGCGCATCGAGCACATCCAGCAGGACGAGGCCAAGGCCGATGCACGCAGCACGGTCGGGGACTACGACCATAAAGACGATCCGGCACTGTGGCAGAAGCGAATTCATGCGTCGGCCGATCCGGGGCGCCCCACCAACGTGCACATCAGGGTGGCCGGGTGGCCCAATCAGCAGTTCGCCCTGCTGTTCGTCGACTGGCTGGCCGCCAACCCCGGGGAGCGGGTGAACTACCTGGCCGTCAAACACGAGGCCGAAAAGCCCGCGGACGGCGACACGGCGATCTACGTCGAGGCCAAGGAGCCATGGTTCGCCGAGGCGTACCGCCGGGCCTGGGAGTGGGCGGATTTCACCGGCTGGCGGCCTTAG
- a CDS encoding serine/threonine-protein kinase has translation MDELKRPTRRLGSGRRLLTNPRLAGEALRAGFHSATVAHLFRRVPPVNSTPNPEPPQAPADEQISGSRLAMANGASFAGYTILRPLGAGGMAEVYLALHPRLPRRDVIKVLAEAVTADSEFRERFNREADLAATLWHPHIVGVHDRGEFDGQLWISMDYVEGTDAARLVKERHQDGMPIGEVCAILHAVAGALDYAHDRGLLHRDVKPANILLTHPGDDDQRILLADFGVARHLGNISGITETNVAVGTVAYAAPEQLTGANIDRRADQYALAATAFHLLTGAPPFQHSNPIAVISQHLHEHPPRLSDYRPELAYLDDVFFKALGKQPAERFERCRAFAAAVGEQVDAVAEGGDAAVLPHSRRGARGVVAALKSRFSSRVRWSAALVCAVLVAVAATWSTLYSFQPESPQPNPALASRPSAPAASAAPRPGGPVLNGTYQLTYDRTKRTTNGVAIRHDGSDTNWWAFRSACTTNGCAASGTKLDDTNHQVASTTDGGETDTLRYVGGYWQGAPQQERIGCHQPNGQVLATQQETVAWSLAPQPDGTLRGTETETVLSNECGAQGAVVRVPVVATRVGDAPAGVALADPNQVISTSTAPAHPAPAVLGGLCTDVDKLAYDPTSNQQVVCEGNSWDKAPIATGVHAAGSSCDLPDVPVFAMSTSNDGYLLQCDPVTRIWTRH, from the coding sequence ATGGACGAGCTGAAGCGCCCAACCCGGCGCCTCGGCAGCGGCCGGCGGCTGCTGACTAACCCGCGACTGGCCGGCGAGGCGCTGCGCGCTGGGTTTCATTCGGCGACCGTTGCACACCTGTTTCGCCGTGTCCCCCCGGTCAACTCGACTCCGAATCCGGAACCCCCGCAGGCCCCGGCCGACGAGCAGATCAGCGGATCGCGTCTGGCGATGGCCAACGGTGCCTCCTTCGCGGGCTACACCATCCTGCGGCCGCTGGGCGCCGGCGGGATGGCCGAGGTTTATCTGGCACTGCATCCGAGGTTGCCGCGTCGCGACGTGATCAAAGTCCTCGCCGAGGCCGTCACCGCGGACAGTGAGTTCCGCGAAAGGTTCAACCGGGAAGCCGATCTCGCTGCGACGCTGTGGCACCCGCACATTGTCGGCGTCCACGATCGCGGTGAATTCGACGGTCAGCTCTGGATCTCGATGGACTACGTCGAGGGCACCGATGCGGCCCGGCTGGTGAAAGAGCGCCACCAGGACGGGATGCCGATCGGTGAGGTATGCGCGATTCTGCATGCCGTCGCGGGCGCACTCGATTACGCGCACGATCGCGGGTTGCTGCACCGCGACGTCAAACCCGCCAATATTCTGCTCACCCATCCCGGAGATGACGACCAACGAATCCTGTTGGCGGACTTCGGTGTAGCGCGACATCTGGGCAACATCAGCGGGATCACCGAGACCAACGTCGCGGTCGGAACGGTCGCGTATGCGGCGCCCGAGCAGCTGACCGGAGCCAACATTGACCGCCGCGCGGACCAATATGCGTTGGCCGCCACGGCATTTCATCTACTCACCGGCGCCCCGCCGTTTCAGCATTCCAACCCGATCGCGGTGATCAGCCAGCACCTGCACGAGCATCCGCCGCGCCTCAGCGATTACCGCCCCGAGTTGGCCTACTTGGACGACGTGTTCTTCAAAGCCCTTGGGAAGCAACCCGCGGAGCGCTTCGAGCGATGTCGCGCATTCGCCGCCGCCGTCGGCGAGCAGGTCGACGCCGTCGCGGAGGGCGGTGACGCGGCCGTCTTGCCGCACTCGCGCCGCGGAGCCCGCGGTGTGGTGGCGGCCCTCAAAAGCAGGTTCTCGTCGCGGGTCCGGTGGTCGGCGGCGCTGGTGTGCGCGGTGCTCGTCGCCGTCGCGGCGACCTGGTCGACGCTGTACTCGTTCCAGCCCGAAAGTCCGCAACCCAACCCCGCGCTGGCGTCGCGACCGTCCGCGCCCGCGGCCAGCGCCGCGCCCAGACCCGGGGGACCGGTCCTCAACGGCACCTACCAATTGACCTATGACCGGACCAAGCGGACCACCAATGGCGTGGCGATCCGCCACGACGGCTCCGACACGAACTGGTGGGCGTTCCGTTCCGCGTGCACGACGAACGGATGCGCGGCCAGCGGCACCAAGCTGGACGACACCAACCACCAAGTGGCCAGCACCACCGACGGCGGGGAGACCGACACCTTGCGGTACGTCGGCGGATATTGGCAGGGGGCGCCGCAGCAGGAGCGGATCGGCTGCCACCAGCCGAACGGGCAGGTCCTTGCGACCCAGCAGGAGACGGTCGCCTGGTCGCTGGCCCCGCAACCGGACGGCACCCTGCGGGGCACCGAAACCGAAACCGTGCTGAGCAACGAATGCGGCGCGCAGGGGGCCGTGGTGCGGGTCCCCGTCGTGGCGACCCGGGTCGGTGACGCGCCGGCGGGGGTGGCGTTGGCCGATCCCAACCAGGTGATCAGCACTTCGACCGCACCCGCGCACCCGGCGCCGGCCGTCCTCGGCGGGTTATGCACCGACGTCGACAAACTCGCCTACGACCCGACCAGCAACCAGCAGGTCGTATGCGAAGGCAACAGCTGGGACAAGGCGCCCATCGCGACGGGCGTGCACGCCGCGGGCAGTTCGTGCGATCTGCCCGACGTCCCGGTGTTCGCGATGTCCACCTCGAACGACGGGTATCTGCTGCAATGCGATCCGGTCACCCGGATATGGACCCGGCACTGA